The Desulfolucanica intricata genome has a segment encoding these proteins:
- the spo0A gene encoding sporulation transcription factor Spo0A: MMRKAIKLLIADDNREFCELLKDFIDTQEDLELCGVAYNGLEAVEIIQKNNPDIVILDIIMPHLDGIGVLEKLASGLVANRPKVIMLTAFGQESVTQRAVELGADYYILKPFDFSVLANRIRQLSDGINVNQYISVNKPKNLDVAVTNIIHEMGVPAHIKGYLYLRDAILMVINEVNLLGAVTKELYPMIAQKYQTTPSRVERAIRHAIELAWDRGNIEMMTKFFGYTINLDRGKPTNSEFIAMVADKLRIEVKVS, translated from the coding sequence ATGATGAGGAAGGCCATAAAGCTTCTAATTGCAGATGATAACCGGGAATTTTGTGAACTTCTTAAAGATTTTATTGATACACAAGAAGACTTGGAATTATGTGGAGTTGCTTATAACGGTTTAGAAGCAGTTGAAATAATACAGAAAAATAATCCTGATATTGTAATATTAGATATTATAATGCCGCATTTAGATGGTATTGGAGTATTGGAAAAATTGGCATCCGGTTTAGTTGCTAATCGACCTAAAGTTATTATGCTTACTGCTTTTGGGCAAGAGTCTGTAACGCAAAGGGCAGTAGAGTTGGGGGCAGATTATTATATTTTAAAACCATTTGATTTTTCAGTACTGGCTAATAGAATAAGACAATTATCTGATGGCATTAATGTTAATCAATACATTTCAGTAAATAAGCCGAAAAATCTGGATGTTGCCGTAACCAATATTATTCACGAGATGGGGGTTCCTGCTCATATTAAAGGCTACCTTTATTTACGGGATGCTATATTAATGGTAATTAACGAAGTAAATTTACTTGGAGCTGTAACAAAAGAATTGTATCCAATGATAGCTCAAAAATATCAAACTACTCCAAGTAGAGTTGAAAGAGCGATTCGTCACGCTATTGAACTGGCATGGGATCGGGGAAATATCGAAATGATGACAAAATTTTTTGGCTACACAATTAATCTTGATCGGGGAAAGCCGACCAACTCTGAATTTATCGCAATGGTAGCGGATAAATTAAGAATTGAAGTGAAAGTTAGCTAA
- the spoIVB gene encoding SpoIVB peptidase: protein MQKTTRQKMTGLFLTLIITTVLLGTQIQKLLTIPSHQFLSVGDPLELNLLLPKQVLNNLEINIHSKDFGKMHLKGNAAVNTVMNQSSPVFSTPGEFKMEFKLFGLIPLRQMVVNVVPPINVVPGGQSIGVLLHSQGVIVVGKSSIVDSRGKKSNPAEDAGIIVGDIIQKINGKPVKTDSQMRDQIESLGKKGQKIVLEIKRQKHVFKTTIKPIYCQETKRYRIGLFIRDSAAGVGTLTFYEPKSKKYGALGHVITDIDTAQEIDLADGKIIGASIEDIRPGKKGQPGEKIGIFKGDSELIGNITQNTQFGIFGHLQKKINNPIYNKTLPIALSGQVHEGSAQILTVLDGNKIESFDIKIEQVTPQSRPEGKGLVIKVTDKRLLEKTGGIVQGMSGSPIIQNNKFVGAVTHVFVNDPTKGFGVLAEWMLMEAGLIPDTVNNSTNLKVG, encoded by the coding sequence GTGCAAAAAACGACTCGGCAAAAAATGACCGGTCTTTTTTTAACCCTAATAATCACAACAGTTCTTTTAGGTACCCAAATTCAAAAATTATTGACAATACCTTCTCATCAATTCTTATCTGTAGGAGATCCATTAGAGCTAAATTTATTATTACCAAAACAGGTATTAAATAATTTAGAAATTAATATTCATTCAAAAGATTTTGGAAAGATGCATTTAAAAGGTAACGCTGCGGTTAATACGGTAATGAATCAATCTTCCCCGGTTTTTTCTACACCGGGAGAGTTTAAAATGGAATTCAAACTTTTTGGACTAATCCCTCTTCGTCAAATGGTAGTTAATGTTGTTCCTCCAATTAACGTAGTACCTGGAGGCCAATCAATCGGAGTTTTATTACACTCTCAGGGTGTTATAGTTGTTGGTAAATCTTCTATTGTTGATTCAAGGGGCAAAAAAAGTAATCCTGCAGAGGATGCAGGAATTATAGTAGGGGATATTATTCAGAAAATAAACGGTAAGCCTGTTAAAACTGACAGTCAAATGCGAGATCAAATAGAAAGTTTAGGAAAAAAAGGACAAAAAATAGTTTTGGAAATAAAGAGACAAAAACATGTTTTTAAAACAACAATTAAACCTATTTATTGTCAGGAAACCAAACGTTATAGGATTGGATTGTTTATAAGAGATAGTGCAGCGGGTGTAGGCACCTTAACATTTTATGAGCCCAAGAGTAAAAAATATGGAGCATTAGGACATGTAATTACCGATATTGATACAGCCCAGGAAATAGATTTAGCCGATGGTAAGATTATAGGTGCGTCTATTGAAGATATACGCCCGGGTAAAAAAGGACAGCCGGGAGAAAAAATCGGAATTTTTAAAGGGGATAGTGAATTAATAGGGAATATTACACAAAATACGCAATTTGGGATCTTTGGACACTTACAGAAAAAAATAAATAACCCTATTTATAACAAAACTCTTCCTATAGCTCTTTCTGGCCAAGTACATGAAGGTTCTGCTCAAATATTAACTGTGCTTGATGGTAATAAAATTGAAAGTTTTGATATTAAAATTGAGCAAGTTACCCCTCAATCAAGGCCTGAAGGAAAAGGATTAGTAATTAAAGTTACTGATAAGAGACTTTTAGAAAAAACCGGGGGAATAGTTCAAGGAATGAGTGGAAGTCCAATAATACAAAATAACAAATTTGTTGGAGCTGTAACCCATGTTTTTGTTAATGACCCGACAAAGGGATTTGGGGTTCTTGCGGAATGGATGTTGATGGAAGCAGGCTTAATACCGGATACTGTAAATAATTCAACTAATTTAAAGGTCGGATAA
- the recN gene encoding DNA repair protein RecN, with amino-acid sequence MLTNLNIVNFGIISQLSLEFDKGLNVLTGETGSGKSIILDALFMALGGRASAEFIRFEQKKAQVEAVFNIKLTPEILKMLNKIGIEPEEDGTLICFREITRSGKNTCRINGHSVTLTVYRELGKLLVDIHGQHQQQSLLNIDKHRQLLDSFGGEEHLKLVQLTADYYLKWQDIHKKYYELTSNEKDKIRRIEMLQYQLNEIEKAQLKPEEDKDLESELNILMNTEKIVRLVNDSYKYLYEGESRQAAVVELLGKTINILEDLIEYVPEFGEMKSTIENMLYEIEDISRDLSEYRNNIEFNSERLNILEDRINLINRLKYKYGNTVEEILLFKQKAQIELDNLNYNQEKIGELEKSNADLELKFLDKAAELTRSRQKIAQHFQKAISDELRSLEMPNAEIRVNFNSEEYIGIYGKDKIEFLFTANPGEPLRSLTKIASGGELSRVMLALKSLLAEVDEIPTLVFDEVDSGVGGRALQAVAEKLDRISQHRQVICVTHAVPIACCASKHFKVSKQTSPNHTFTYVKELEREERIDELSRMLDGKNVTSLTKEHAKQLLNMTNKQK; translated from the coding sequence TTGCTCACCAACTTAAATATAGTAAATTTTGGCATAATAAGTCAGCTTAGCCTGGAGTTTGATAAAGGTTTAAATGTATTAACAGGGGAAACCGGATCCGGTAAGTCCATTATACTTGATGCTTTATTTATGGCTTTGGGAGGAAGGGCTTCTGCTGAATTTATTCGATTTGAACAAAAGAAAGCACAAGTTGAAGCAGTATTTAATATAAAATTAACTCCAGAGATACTTAAAATGTTAAATAAGATAGGGATTGAACCTGAAGAAGACGGGACTTTAATATGTTTCAGGGAAATAACACGTTCAGGAAAAAACACTTGTCGTATTAACGGTCATAGTGTTACTCTTACGGTATACCGGGAATTGGGTAAACTACTGGTTGATATACATGGGCAGCATCAACAGCAATCATTATTAAATATAGACAAGCACCGGCAGTTATTAGATAGTTTTGGGGGGGAAGAACATTTAAAATTAGTTCAATTAACGGCAGATTATTATCTTAAATGGCAGGATATACATAAAAAATACTATGAATTAACGTCTAATGAAAAAGACAAGATTAGAAGGATAGAGATGCTACAGTATCAGTTAAATGAGATAGAAAAAGCTCAATTAAAACCTGAGGAAGATAAGGATTTGGAATCAGAACTTAATATTTTAATGAACACAGAGAAAATTGTTCGGTTAGTTAATGATAGTTATAAATATCTATATGAAGGTGAATCAAGACAAGCTGCAGTAGTAGAGCTGCTCGGTAAGACTATTAATATTTTAGAAGATTTAATCGAATACGTACCTGAATTTGGAGAAATGAAGTCCACCATAGAAAATATGCTCTATGAAATAGAAGATATATCAAGGGATTTATCAGAATACCGTAATAATATTGAGTTTAATTCCGAGCGTTTAAATATTTTAGAAGATAGAATAAATTTAATTAACCGGTTAAAATATAAATATGGAAATACCGTAGAAGAAATATTGCTTTTTAAACAAAAAGCACAGATTGAATTGGATAACTTAAATTACAATCAAGAGAAAATAGGTGAGTTAGAAAAATCAAATGCTGACCTTGAACTTAAATTTCTTGATAAAGCTGCTGAACTAACAAGATCACGCCAAAAGATTGCCCAACATTTTCAAAAAGCAATCTCAGATGAGCTGCGCAGCTTAGAGATGCCTAATGCCGAAATACGGGTAAATTTTAATTCAGAAGAGTACATAGGAATATATGGTAAAGATAAAATTGAATTTCTTTTTACGGCAAACCCCGGAGAACCTTTACGATCCCTAACAAAAATAGCTTCCGGCGGGGAATTATCCCGAGTAATGTTAGCCTTAAAATCTCTTTTAGCCGAGGTAGATGAAATACCAACGCTCGTATTTGACGAAGTAGACAGTGGCGTTGGGGGGCGTGCCCTGCAGGCGGTAGCCGAAAAACTTGATCGTATTAGCCAGCACCGGCAAGTTATTTGTGTTACTCACGCTGTCCCTATAGCCTGTTGTGCTTCCAAGCACTTTAAGGTTTCAAAGCAAACATCCCCAAATCATACTTTTACATACGTAAAAGAATTAGAACGGGAAGAAAGAATTGATGAACTGTCTCGTATGCTTGATGGGAAGAATGTTACTTCGCTAACTAAAGAACATGCAAAACAATTATTGAATATGACTAATAAACAAAAATAA
- the argR gene encoding arginine repressor — translation MKSRRLKAILDIVSQQVVETQEELVNALQEAGFTVTQATISRDIKELGLIKMPGENGVPRYFVPSKEPLTVRNNERLKRLLRDSVVKIDASENLIIIKTLPGEAQGVASALDHSGWSEVIGTVGGDDTILVVVKPKKATQTVIDRLEDIAGGGL, via the coding sequence GTGAAAAGTAGGCGTCTAAAAGCGATTCTTGATATAGTGAGCCAACAGGTAGTTGAGACTCAGGAAGAACTGGTGAACGCTCTACAAGAAGCAGGTTTTACAGTTACTCAAGCTACAATATCGAGAGATATTAAAGAATTAGGTTTGATTAAAATGCCTGGAGAAAACGGTGTTCCAAGGTATTTTGTTCCTTCCAAAGAACCACTTACTGTACGTAATAATGAGCGTTTAAAAAGGCTCCTGAGAGATTCCGTAGTAAAAATAGATGCCAGTGAAAACTTAATTATTATTAAAACTTTACCCGGGGAGGCACAGGGTGTAGCCTCAGCTTTGGATCATTCTGGTTGGTCGGAAGTTATTGGCACTGTAGGTGGTGACGATACAATTTTAGTAGTAGTTAAACCAAAAAAAGCTACTCAGACAGTTATTGACAGACTAGAGGATATCGCCGGGGGGGGATTATAG
- a CDS encoding tRNA (mnm(5)s(2)U34)-methyltransferase: MGKIWGSVVNIAQLFIREVLYDGSVAVDATVGNGGDTLFLAGAVGDSGLVYGFDIQEKAIEITSKKLSQCQLLKRVEFFNIGHENMLSFIKSPVDAIMFNLGYLPGGDHGIITRAETTVDALSQGLELLSPGGRLSIAVYTGHAGAQEEYTAVEKYVSNLENKMYNVIKLNFINRKSPPPFLILIEKEGSGCEK, encoded by the coding sequence ATGGGTAAAATTTGGGGGAGTGTTGTAAATATTGCCCAGCTATTCATTAGAGAAGTGTTATATGATGGTTCTGTTGCAGTTGATGCTACAGTAGGTAATGGTGGAGATACATTATTCCTGGCCGGGGCAGTTGGAGACTCCGGTTTGGTTTATGGTTTCGATATTCAAGAAAAAGCGATCGAAATTACCTCCAAAAAACTTAGTCAGTGTCAATTACTTAAAAGAGTTGAATTTTTTAATATAGGTCACGAAAATATGTTATCTTTTATTAAAAGCCCTGTTGATGCAATTATGTTTAATTTAGGTTATCTTCCAGGTGGTGACCACGGTATAATCACACGGGCAGAAACAACTGTAGATGCTCTAAGCCAAGGACTGGAACTGCTTTCTCCGGGAGGTCGGCTCAGTATTGCGGTCTATACCGGCCATGCGGGGGCACAAGAAGAATATACTGCTGTAGAAAAATATGTATCTAACTTGGAAAATAAAATGTATAATGTTATCAAGTTAAACTTTATTAATAGGAAATCCCCTCCACCATTCTTAATTCTTATTGAAAAGGAAGGTTCAGGCTGTGAAAAGTAG
- a CDS encoding NAD(+)/NADH kinase, translating to MFLKTFGLAVNLSKKSVVTLVEKIINWLESQNCSILIKPDAAKVIGRPELGCTSTDIAKSSECLIAFGGDGTLLQTTRLAAPYGVPVLGVNLGHLGFLTEIDIPDIITSLERLLAGQYNIEERMMLEAGVLREGEVMTRIVGLNDAVITKGAFARLILLDTYVNSDFVGTYPADGLIIASPTGSTAYSLSAGGPLVTPDLEVMILTPICPHTLTSRPMVISAQNTVRVVIPRNQGEVMLTMDGQHGYQLLKNDEVLINKAPYNAKFLKIKGVSFFDVLREKLEEGERSDG from the coding sequence ATGTTTTTGAAAACCTTCGGCCTGGCTGTAAACCTGAGTAAAAAAAGTGTGGTTACACTGGTAGAAAAAATTATTAACTGGCTTGAATCTCAAAATTGTTCTATATTAATAAAGCCGGATGCGGCCAAAGTTATTGGCAGACCGGAGTTAGGCTGTACTTCCACGGATATTGCAAAATCTTCTGAATGTTTAATTGCATTTGGTGGGGATGGTACACTATTACAGACTACCAGGCTGGCTGCTCCTTACGGTGTACCAGTGTTGGGGGTAAATTTAGGACACTTAGGATTTTTAACAGAAATAGATATACCTGATATTATAACTAGTCTCGAAAGGTTGCTTGCCGGTCAATATAATATTGAAGAGAGGATGATGTTGGAAGCCGGGGTTCTTAGAGAGGGCGAAGTTATGACCAGGATTGTCGGTCTTAATGATGCAGTTATAACAAAAGGTGCCTTTGCCCGGTTAATACTTTTAGATACTTATGTTAATTCGGACTTTGTAGGAACATACCCGGCAGATGGCTTAATCATAGCCAGTCCAACCGGCTCAACAGCTTACTCACTTTCTGCCGGTGGACCATTGGTAACGCCTGATTTGGAAGTAATGATTTTGACTCCCATTTGTCCACATACCCTTACATCCAGACCAATGGTTATATCAGCTCAAAATACGGTCAGAGTTGTAATTCCTAGAAATCAAGGTGAAGTAATGTTAACTATGGATGGACAGCATGGTTATCAATTATTAAAAAATGATGAGGTATTAATTAACAAAGCACCTTATAACGCAAAGTTTTTAAAAATAAAAGGTGTTAGCTTTTTTGATGTTCTCCGTGAAAAATTGGAAGAAGGAGAACGATCCGATGGGTAA
- a CDS encoding TlyA family RNA methyltransferase — protein MSRDKQRLDSFLFNEGYFPSREKARSAIMAGLVYVNDQKVDKAGTKVYPDVKIDIRGNTLRYVSRGGLKLEKAIKTFQLDLNDKIIMDVGASTGGFTDCALQHGARLIYAVDVGYGQLAWSLRNNPQVILLERTNIRYLEREQLKECPEFVTVDVSFISIVKILPKLVELTTSYAGGVALIKPQFEAGPDKVGKKGVVRDANVHIDVIFKVLTAVSDSGWGILGLDFSPIRGPEGNIEYLAYFSKNRKTELNLEQVIPQIVEQAHNKLH, from the coding sequence GTGTCTCGGGATAAACAAAGATTGGACAGTTTTTTGTTTAACGAAGGATATTTTCCCAGTCGGGAAAAAGCCAGGTCTGCAATAATGGCCGGGTTGGTTTACGTGAACGATCAAAAGGTTGATAAAGCCGGGACTAAAGTTTACCCTGACGTTAAAATAGATATTCGTGGTAATACCTTGCGTTATGTCAGTAGAGGGGGGCTTAAGCTAGAAAAGGCAATTAAAACTTTTCAGCTGGACCTTAATGATAAAATAATTATGGATGTAGGTGCATCTACCGGAGGATTTACGGATTGTGCTTTACAGCATGGTGCAAGGCTGATATATGCGGTAGATGTGGGTTATGGTCAATTAGCCTGGAGTTTACGCAACAATCCTCAGGTTATCTTACTAGAGCGTACTAATATTCGTTACTTGGAGCGTGAGCAATTAAAAGAATGCCCGGAGTTTGTAACTGTTGATGTTTCATTTATATCTATAGTTAAAATTCTTCCTAAGCTGGTTGAACTTACAACATCATACGCGGGTGGTGTTGCACTAATTAAACCCCAATTTGAGGCCGGTCCTGATAAGGTTGGAAAAAAAGGGGTTGTCCGGGATGCAAATGTACATATAGATGTAATCTTTAAAGTACTGACTGCGGTGAGTGACTCGGGTTGGGGAATTTTAGGTTTAGATTTTTCACCCATTCGAGGGCCGGAAGGAAACATAGAATATTTAGCTTATTTTTCTAAAAATAGAAAAACTGAGTTAAATCTTGAGCAAGTAATACCACAAATAGTTGAACAAGCCCATAACAAATTACATTAA
- the dxs gene encoding 1-deoxy-D-xylulose-5-phosphate synthase: MSSILKMIKSPRDLHRLDTVQIKELAQEIRERIIDTVSKTGGHLAPNLGVVELTLALHCVFDAPKDKIVWDVGHQCYVHKLITGRQDKFNTLRQFGGISGFPRIGESEYDTFGTGHSSTSISAALGLAIARDLQGEEYSVVAIIGDGAMTGGMAFEALNHAGHLKKDLIVILNDNEMSISPNVGAMSGYLNRIRTDPMYSKGKDEIEQLLRKIPSIGPKVLKIVDRLKDSFKYLMVPGMLFEELGFTYLGPIDGHNYKAVVNVLQQAKTCKGPVLVHVHTQKGRGYLPAENNAGKFHGVGPFDVTTGEVNDNSNIPSYTEVFGNTIVKLAGQDEQIQAVTAAMPSGTGLSIFARLFPNRFFDVGIAEEHAVTMAAGMACAGLKPVVAVYSTFLQRAFDQVIHDVCLQKLPVTFAIDRAGIVGDDGATHQGVFDLSYLRLIPNIVIMSPKDENELQHMLKTAVNYSGPAAVRYPRGTATGCYMDEVLKEIPIGQAEVVREGKQIVIIAIGNMVKVAEKAAIILAQQDIDAAVINARFIKPLDESCILEYAKDAELIITVEENVLTGGFGSSVLELLSARGIQASTYCIGIPDKFIEHGDPKYLRENLGLTPDSIVEKINFLLGKKNSLRMTAN; encoded by the coding sequence TTGAGTAGTATATTAAAAATGATTAAATCACCCCGGGATTTGCATCGTCTGGATACTGTTCAAATAAAAGAACTGGCTCAAGAAATCCGTGAGAGAATAATAGATACAGTATCAAAGACAGGCGGACATCTGGCCCCGAATTTAGGAGTAGTTGAGCTAACGCTGGCTTTGCATTGCGTATTTGATGCTCCTAAGGATAAAATAGTTTGGGATGTTGGACACCAGTGTTATGTACATAAATTGATTACAGGACGTCAGGATAAATTTAACACCTTGCGTCAGTTTGGAGGCATTAGTGGGTTCCCACGGATTGGAGAAAGTGAATATGATACTTTTGGAACCGGTCACAGCAGTACCTCTATTTCTGCTGCGTTAGGATTAGCAATAGCACGTGATTTGCAGGGAGAAGAGTACTCTGTTGTTGCTATCATCGGTGACGGGGCCATGACAGGTGGAATGGCCTTTGAGGCTTTAAATCATGCGGGTCATTTAAAAAAAGATTTAATCGTAATTTTAAACGATAATGAAATGTCCATTTCACCAAATGTAGGAGCAATGTCAGGTTATTTAAACCGTATTCGTACTGATCCGATGTATTCAAAAGGAAAAGATGAAATTGAACAATTATTGCGTAAGATTCCCTCAATTGGTCCGAAAGTACTAAAAATTGTAGATCGTTTAAAAGACAGTTTTAAATACTTAATGGTGCCGGGTATGCTTTTTGAGGAATTAGGTTTTACATATTTAGGTCCTATTGACGGTCATAATTACAAGGCTGTAGTTAATGTTCTGCAGCAGGCTAAAACTTGTAAAGGACCGGTTTTAGTACATGTTCATACTCAAAAGGGCAGGGGATACTTGCCTGCTGAAAATAATGCCGGCAAATTCCATGGGGTTGGACCGTTCGATGTTACCACCGGGGAAGTTAATGATAATTCTAATATTCCTTCTTATACCGAAGTTTTTGGGAACACTATAGTTAAACTTGCTGGGCAGGACGAACAGATTCAAGCTGTTACCGCAGCAATGCCGAGTGGAACAGGTCTTAGTATATTTGCCAGGTTATTTCCTAACCGATTTTTTGATGTTGGTATTGCAGAAGAGCATGCAGTTACAATGGCGGCGGGAATGGCCTGCGCCGGCTTGAAACCGGTGGTTGCTGTTTACTCAACTTTCCTTCAGCGTGCCTTTGACCAAGTAATCCATGATGTTTGCTTGCAAAAGCTGCCGGTTACTTTTGCTATTGATAGAGCAGGTATAGTCGGTGACGATGGGGCAACACATCAGGGAGTTTTTGATTTATCTTATTTAAGGTTAATACCAAATATCGTTATCATGTCACCTAAAGATGAAAATGAATTGCAGCATATGTTAAAAACTGCTGTTAATTATTCCGGACCTGCCGCAGTACGTTACCCTCGTGGTACCGCTACAGGTTGTTATATGGACGAAGTACTTAAAGAAATACCAATTGGACAAGCAGAAGTGGTTCGTGAAGGTAAACAGATTGTTATTATTGCTATAGGAAATATGGTTAAAGTTGCTGAAAAAGCTGCTATAATTTTAGCTCAGCAGGATATTGATGCAGCGGTTATTAATGCTCGTTTTATTAAACCATTAGATGAAAGCTGTATTTTAGAATATGCAAAGGATGCAGAGCTTATAATAACAGTTGAAGAAAATGTACTAACCGGTGGTTTCGGAAGTTCTGTTCTCGAGTTATTATCTGCAAGAGGTATTCAAGCAAGTACTTATTGTATAGGTATACCGGATAAATTTATAGAGCACGGTGACCCTAAATATTTACGTGAAAATTTAGGCTTAACTCCTGATAGCATAGTTGAAAAAATAAACTTTCTTTTAGGAAAAAAGAATAGTCTAAGGATGACTGCTAATTAG
- a CDS encoding polyprenyl synthetase family protein, with amino-acid sequence MEFLQELNKKAAIVDDALDKFLPPDNAYPSIIHQAIRYSVFAGGKRLRPAMVMAAAEAVNGDGLKVLPAACALELIHTYSLVHDDLPAMDNDDFRRGKLTNHKVYGEAIAVLTGDALLTFAFQLLAGLSKDGLFPPEVVVRVIAEVAKDAGTNGLIGGQVVDTISANQEIDSKTLEYIHNHKTGSLYRASIRTGAILAGAPEAELSALTFYAEHLGLAFQITDDILDVVGDTVKIGKPVGSDQKNNKATYPSIWGLEEAREKAFYFAEQALNQISIFGSKAQFLRELVHFIINRDH; translated from the coding sequence GTGGAGTTTTTGCAGGAATTAAATAAAAAAGCAGCTATAGTCGATGACGCCCTGGATAAATTCCTGCCGCCTGATAATGCCTATCCTTCTATAATTCATCAGGCTATTCGCTATAGTGTTTTTGCCGGAGGTAAGCGACTAAGACCCGCTATGGTTATGGCTGCAGCGGAAGCTGTTAACGGTGATGGATTAAAAGTTTTACCGGCTGCTTGTGCATTAGAACTTATCCATACATATTCTCTGGTACACGATGATTTACCGGCTATGGATAACGATGATTTTCGCCGTGGGAAACTTACTAACCATAAGGTATATGGTGAAGCTATAGCAGTACTTACCGGAGATGCCTTATTAACTTTTGCTTTTCAGCTTTTAGCTGGGTTAAGTAAGGACGGTTTATTTCCTCCGGAGGTTGTTGTAAGGGTTATCGCCGAAGTGGCTAAAGATGCCGGGACAAATGGTTTAATCGGTGGCCAGGTTGTTGACACAATATCAGCCAATCAAGAAATTGATTCTAAAACCTTAGAATATATACATAATCATAAAACAGGGTCCTTATATCGGGCTTCTATTCGTACAGGTGCTATTCTAGCCGGGGCTCCGGAAGCAGAACTGTCAGCACTTACATTTTATGCGGAGCACTTGGGTTTGGCTTTTCAAATAACTGATGATATTTTAGATGTTGTTGGTGATACTGTAAAAATCGGTAAACCTGTTGGTAGTGACCAAAAGAACAATAAAGCTACTTATCCTTCGATTTGGGGGCTGGAAGAAGCCCGGGAAAAGGCTTTTTATTTTGCTGAACAGGCATTAAATCAAATAAGTATTTTTGGTTCAAAAGCACAATTTCTTAGAGAATTAGTTCATTTCATTATCAATAGAGACCATTAA
- the xseB gene encoding exodeoxyribonuclease VII small subunit: protein MSFEEALSRLEEVVRKLENGQIPLEQALDLFAEGIRLSKYCAGQLNQAEKKIARLISDAEGQQLLIPMEEAFFEGGQN, encoded by the coding sequence ATGAGTTTTGAGGAGGCACTAAGTAGATTGGAAGAGGTGGTCCGGAAGCTGGAAAACGGGCAAATACCATTGGAACAGGCCTTGGACCTTTTTGCAGAAGGAATAAGACTGTCAAAATATTGTGCGGGGCAATTAAATCAGGCAGAAAAGAAAATTGCACGATTAATTTCTGATGCTGAGGGCCAACAGTTACTTATTCCAATGGAAGAAGCTTTTTTTGAAGGAGGCCAAAACTAG
- a CDS encoding cyclodeaminase/cyclohydrolase family protein has product MSEVFDWSFRKVVEVSASDSPTPGGGSVSALVASLGVAMTAMVCNLTIGKEKFKDVEPQAIEIRDEANEIIKKLEKLVAADIAEFGNFMSVLKLPKNTDEEKAKRTELMQKALKSATDTPLEIARTCLQALVITEKLSKIGNTMAISDAGVAAYVAEAALNAVLLSCDINIPMIKDQDYVQNVMAEKEKLVAEAKKLKDLAVATVQERMK; this is encoded by the coding sequence GTGAGCGAAGTTTTTGATTGGTCTTTTCGTAAAGTTGTAGAGGTTTCAGCTTCAGATTCTCCGACTCCGGGGGGCGGTAGTGTTTCCGCATTGGTGGCCAGTTTAGGTGTAGCTATGACAGCAATGGTTTGTAATTTAACCATAGGAAAAGAAAAATTTAAAGATGTTGAACCTCAAGCAATAGAGATTAGGGATGAAGCCAATGAAATTATTAAAAAGTTAGAAAAACTTGTTGCAGCCGATATTGCTGAATTTGGTAACTTTATGAGCGTGTTAAAGCTTCCCAAAAACACTGATGAGGAAAAAGCCAAACGTACGGAATTAATGCAAAAAGCATTAAAAAGTGCCACAGACACGCCTTTGGAAATTGCTCGTACCTGCTTACAGGCACTGGTGATAACTGAAAAGTTGTCAAAAATCGGTAATACCATGGCCATTAGTGATGCCGGAGTAGCGGCTTATGTGGCTGAAGCGGCTTTAAATGCTGTTTTGTTAAGCTGTGATATTAATATACCAATGATTAAAGATCAGGATTATGTACAGAATGTTATGGCAGAAAAGGAAAAACTGGTGGCTGAAGCTAAGAAATTAAAGGATTTAGCAGTAGCTACGGTACAGGAACGGATGAAATAG